One window of Marinomonas primoryensis genomic DNA carries:
- a CDS encoding RNA recognition motif domain-containing protein, producing the protein MKLLVRNLARNTTEEELRKLFSVHGTLQSCSLVMDKATGESKGFAFVEMPKVGEAKVAIKTLNGSDVDGSIIRVKKAEDLVAKEESDQSKD; encoded by the coding sequence ATGAAACTATTAGTAAGAAATCTTGCGCGTAACACGACTGAAGAAGAGTTAAGAAAATTGTTTTCTGTTCACGGAACATTGCAGTCATGCAGTCTTGTGATGGACAAAGCAACTGGTGAATCTAAAGGTTTTGCGTTTGTTGAAATGCCAAAAGTTGGAGAGGCCAAAGTGGCCATTAAAACATTAAATGGTTCGGACGTAGACGGTTCTATCATTCGCGTTAAGAAAGCGGAAGATCTAGTAGCAAAAGAAGAAAGTGATCAAAGTAAAGATTAG